A DNA window from Streptomyces canus contains the following coding sequences:
- a CDS encoding BMP family lipoprotein produces MRRVAKLSAACIATAALALTATACGSTSSEDDSSSSASAGSGKGGIKIGLAYDVGGRGDRSFNDSAARGADKAQKEFSGSLKELTAKSSDTEADREQRLTDLADAGYNPIVAVGFSYATSVDKVAAKYPKVSFGLIDAVANAKNVDSITFTEEQGSYLAGVAAALKTKKDHVGFIGGVDTPLIKKFEAGYAQGVKDTNPKVKVDVQYLTHGSDFSGFADPAKGKEAASGMLDNGADVIYAAAGSSGNGSIEAVSGVKGAWAIGVDSDQYNIPGLAKFKNSILTSMVKNVDVGVYDFIKSVHEGKPLTGNQLYSLAKGGVALSTSGGFIDDIQPKLDEAKKKIVDGTIKVKTS; encoded by the coding sequence GTGCGCCGGGTAGCCAAGCTTTCCGCTGCGTGTATCGCCACCGCAGCTCTCGCACTGACTGCCACTGCCTGTGGCAGCACCTCCTCCGAGGACGACAGCTCCTCGTCCGCCTCCGCGGGCAGCGGCAAGGGCGGCATCAAGATCGGCCTCGCCTACGACGTCGGCGGCCGTGGTGACCGTTCCTTCAACGACTCCGCCGCGCGCGGTGCCGATAAGGCCCAGAAGGAGTTCAGCGGCTCCCTCAAGGAGCTGACCGCCAAGAGCTCCGACACCGAGGCCGACCGCGAGCAGCGCCTGACCGACCTCGCCGACGCGGGCTACAACCCGATCGTCGCCGTCGGCTTCTCCTACGCCACCTCGGTCGACAAGGTCGCCGCCAAGTACCCGAAGGTCAGCTTCGGCCTCATCGACGCGGTCGCGAACGCCAAGAACGTCGACAGCATCACGTTCACCGAGGAACAGGGTTCCTACCTGGCCGGTGTCGCCGCGGCGCTGAAGACCAAGAAGGATCACGTCGGCTTCATCGGCGGCGTGGACACCCCGCTGATCAAGAAGTTCGAGGCGGGCTACGCCCAGGGCGTCAAGGACACCAACCCCAAGGTCAAGGTCGACGTCCAGTACCTGACCCATGGCTCGGACTTCTCCGGTTTCGCCGACCCCGCCAAGGGCAAGGAAGCCGCGTCCGGCATGCTCGACAACGGCGCTGACGTGATCTACGCCGCGGCCGGCTCCTCCGGCAACGGCTCGATCGAGGCCGTCTCCGGCGTCAAGGGCGCCTGGGCCATCGGCGTGGACTCGGACCAGTACAACATCCCGGGTCTGGCCAAGTTCAAGAACTCGATCCTGACCTCGATGGTCAAGAACGTCGACGTCGGCGTCTACGACTTCATCAAGTCCGTCCACGAGGGCAAGCCGCTGACCGGCAACCAGCTCTACTCGCTCGCCAAGGGCGGTGTCGCCCTGTCCACCAGCGGTGGCTTCATCGACGACATCCAGCCCAAGCTGGACGAGGCGAAG